The Calditrichota bacterium DNA window GTTCTAATCCGGAACACTATGCTGACAATCGTCAGCATCCAAGGGGCGAAAGCAAAAGGGGCGGACTGCAAGCAGAGCCCGCCCCTCAGGGAGAATGCCGAAAGATTACCTCACCAGCGCCACCTTGCGCAGCGCCGTCCGGCCCGCCGACTTTAGTTCGGCAAAGTAGAGTCCGGCTGGCAAGTCGTGCCCGGCGAGCGAAATCTCGTACCGACCGGCGGCTAACACCTGGTCGAGAAGCGTCGCGGCGCGACGGCCCGTCAGGTCGTAAAGCGCCAGTTCGACCCTTCCTGCCCGGTCCAGCGTCAGGTTGAACTGCGTCCGGCTGTTGAACGGATTCGGGAACGGCCCGACCAAGGCAAAGCCCGATGGCAGAGATCGGTCCTCACCGGGCGCGGCGAGCGAGCCGGAACCGATGAGCGACACCTCGGGCGCCGCTTCAGCGTTGCTCTCGATGACGAGATTGCCGCTGTAGAGTTCAAGGTCCTGCGGTGTAAAATAGATGTTGAAGGAGACTTGATTCGTTGTAACCAGCGTCCGTTCACCGGGCCAGTCCACCTCGAAAGCCTCATTCGTCGAACGGACGCTGCGCACCACGAGAGGGTTCAGACCGGTCGAATAGATGCTGAACCTTCGCGCCACCGGAACTCCGGGAACCGATTCCCCAAAATCGACGAGGCTGGTCGATTCGCCGATACGCGGCGCGGTGTTAGCCGCTGGAATGACAAGCGCGTGCATCATCAGGTCGGCGTCGTAAGCCGTAGTCTGGTTGCCGTTGAAATTGAAAAAGCGGCCGGCGCCGGTGCGCTGGTCGTCACCGATTATCTGCGGCCAGCGGTCATCGCGAAGTATCTCACACCAGACCCAGAAATCGCCTGAGAGTGTGCGCACTGCTTCGACATTCGAGAGCGACAACGTCAGATTGCCGGGATAGCAAGAGTCGACCGGGACGTCGATCATCCGGGTGTAGATTTCCTGCCCCGGAGTCGTCGCATCGCCGGCGCCGTAGATATGGAGTCGGAACTGGGTGGTTACGTTCTGATTGCGGGCGAATCGGAAATGGAGCGCCGCGAGGTGGAACTGATCGAGTCCCGGCACCGACGGGGTGAACCGCGTCATCGGCCCGGTGCCGCGGTCGAAGTTGTAAGCATACCGAACAAGCCGGGCGTCGTAGCCAAGTTCGTAGATGCCTGCCGGCCAAACGCGAACCCCCGACACTGCGACCGAGTCGTTGGCTCGATTCTGGTCGTCGTCGGTGTCATCTGCCGGGGTGTTGGCGCCGAGGTTCGAGGCTGCCCAGACGGTGAAGAGTCCGGGCAATAGCGGCGTCCAGCCGGGATTACGGCGATCGACGAAGTCGGTCAGGTTAACCCGCAGACTCTCGCCCACCGCGATGGAGGGATAGGGCGTCGTCGTCGGGTAGCGGCGCGAGTCCTGATTGTCGAACCAGCCCCACCACGAGTAGATTCCGCTCTGATCCCGCGTTCCGACGTTGTCCATCCAGGCCGAATTGCCGGCAATCCGGTAGCGGACCGTGAGCGGATAGGCTACGATCAGGTCCCGCATCGCAATGTCGCGCGGGAGTTGGTTGGAGGCAATCACCTCGATATCGTCGAGGAAGAGGCCGCGCCCATTGCCCTCGCGGTGGTCGTTGTCGGTCCGGAACATCCAGCGCAGTTGAACCTCCTGACCGGCGAGGTCGGTAAGCGAGAGTTCGACGTTTCCGGCGAATGGCACTCCCGGGACGTAGTGCGCCCAGTCCTGCCCGCCGGCGTCGGCACGGTTATAATCGTGGGTCTGGTAGGTCCAGGTCGCCCCGCCGTCCACCGAAGTGTAAATCTGGTAGAAGTCGCTCAAGTTTGCCGACCCCTGATGGACGGCATCGGGAAGATCGGCCCAGACCCAGAACTGAAAGTGCGTATTGAAGCCCTGCGGCACTTCAAAGGGCGGCGAATCGAGGGTGTTGATCAGGTTGAAGCCGTCGTCGTCGTTCCACATCGAGAACTCACCGCCATGAGCCTGTGCTTCGGTGCGCTGCCAGCGATTGCCGAAGCCGGGCGCCCGACGGGGGATCAATTCCGCCGGAACAGGGTTATTGTCCGCCGAGTTGCGCAGGAAGGTGGTGTTGCCATCCGAAAGCAACAAGTTATCGACGAGCACCCCGCCGTTGCGCAGGTAAAAGTTGCCTTCGCCGGCTCCGGAATAGACCGACGATACGGTCCGGTCGGTGGCTAACATAAACCGCATGACCACATTGTTGCGGCGAAAGT harbors:
- a CDS encoding T9SS type A sorting domain-containing protein produces the protein MSRPGGIAPGESYLTGPPFRPTSPPGESPMTLRNVLLTLMLVALTGGLSPVGDVLYAAESASSDGTGRIAPQMHRTPYTPLTPRRDEPAEVVFSETFEEEPDDWTTTDLTNAVTAFHKSNFLARQQGDLLWWCGDTIEGYNQPYIGYDNYWLQYLDTPVLDLSQAGENLVFTFDAYWLLEDPRRLPPGDPYNGWDGFTVLISTDGGNNFSIISPESPGYTATRISAMERFWMLQGEWRGWVYHSGDWGAADEQNPQPQWVQCRFNLANFRRNNVVMRFMLATDRTVSSVYSGAGEGNFYLRNGGVLVDNLLLSDGNTTFLRNSADNNPVPAELIPRRAPGFGNRWQRTEAQAHGGEFSMWNDDDGFNLINTLDSPPFEVPQGFNTHFQFWVWADLPDAVHQGSANLSDFYQIYTSVDGGATWTYQTHDYNRADAGGQDWAHYVPGVPFAGNVELSLTDLAGQEVQLRWMFRTDNDHREGNGRGLFLDDIEVIASNQLPRDIAMRDLIVAYPLTVRYRIAGNSAWMDNVGTRDQSGIYSWWGWFDNQDSRRYPTTTPYPSIAVGESLRVNLTDFVDRRNPGWTPLLPGLFTVWAASNLGANTPADDTDDDQNRANDSVAVSGVRVWPAGIYELGYDARLVRYAYNFDRGTGPMTRFTPSVPGLDQFHLAALHFRFARNQNVTTQFRLHIYGAGDATTPGQEIYTRMIDVPVDSCYPGNLTLSLSNVEAVRTLSGDFWVWCEILRDDRWPQIIGDDQRTGAGRFFNFNGNQTTAYDADLMMHALVIPAANTAPRIGESTSLVDFGESVPGVPVARRFSIYSTGLNPLVVRSVRSTNEAFEVDWPGERTLVTTNQVSFNIYFTPQDLELYSGNLVIESNAEAAPEVSLIGSGSLAAPGEDRSLPSGFALVGPFPNPFNSRTQFNLTLDRAGRVELALYDLTGRRAATLLDQVLAAGRYEISLAGHDLPAGLYFAELKSAGRTALRKVALVR